A stretch of the Nomascus leucogenys isolate Asia unplaced genomic scaffold, Asia_NLE_v1 Super-Scaffold_241, whole genome shotgun sequence genome encodes the following:
- the ALKBH7 gene encoding alpha-ketoglutarate-dependent dioxygenase alkB homolog 7, mitochondrial isoform X1 — MSERRDSEGSPSLEGPGAGTANGFWRGRSPTLPSLMTSLRGYDRDWAAGAADAARAQLGARLGPFRAEPPAGRGRGAAWLPEHGRGGDAEPRTGARAAPPPLRIRSLGRGETGSAGGAAWGRGAPDGARTRWGRYLQRGFGAGTEETSAGTGQGHLGAVTAIHGFRETEKSRWSEASRAILQRVQAAAFGPGQTLLSSVHVLDLEARGYIKPHVDSIKFCGATIAGLSLLSPSVMRLVHTQEPGEWLELLLEPGSLYILRGSARYDFSHEILRDEESFFGERRIPRGRRISVICRSLPEGMGPGESGQPPPAC, encoded by the exons ATGAGCGAGAGGCGGGACTCTGAGGGAAGTCCATCGCTGGAGGGGCCTGGCGCAGGTACCGCCAATGGCTTTTGGCGGGGGCGTTCCCCAACCCTGCCCTCTCTCATGACCTCGCTCCGGGGATATGACCGGGACTGGGCTGCTGGCGCTGCGGACGCTGCCAGGGCCCAGCTGGGTGCGAGGCTCGGGCCCTTCCGTGCTGAGCCGCCTGCGGGACGCGGCCGTGGTGCGGCCTGGCTTCCTGAGCACGGCAGAGGAGGAGACGCTGAGCCGAGAACTGGAGCCCGAGCTGCGCCGCCGCCGCTACGAATACGATCACTGGGACGCGGTGAGACGGGCAGCGCCGGGGGCGCGGCCTGGGGACGTGGAGCACCAGATGGGGCGAGAACACGCTGGGGGCGGTACCTACAGCGGGGATTTGGAGCAGGGACAGAGGAGACGAGCGCCGGGACCGGGCAGGGCCACCTGGGGGCGGTTACG GCCATCCACGGCTTCCGAGAGACAGAGAAGTCGCGCTGGTCAGAAGCCAGCCGGGCCATCTTGCAGCGCGTGCAGGCGGCCGCCTTTGGCCCCGGCCAGACCCTGCTCTCCTCCGTGCACGTGCTGGACCTGGAAGCCCGCGGCTACATCAAGCCCCACGTGGACAGCATCAAG TTCTGCGGGGCCACCATCGCTGGCCTGTCTCTCCTGTCTCCCAGCGTTATGCGGCTGGTGCACACCCAGGAGCCGGGGGAGTGGCTGGAACTCTTGCTGGAGCCAGGCTCCCTCTACATCCTTAG GGGCTCAGCTCGTTATGACTTCTCCCATGAGATCCTTCGGGATGAAGAGTCCTTCTTTGGGGAGCGCCGGATTCCCCGGGGCCGGCGCATCTCCGTAATCTGCCGCTCCCTCCCTGAGGGCATGGGGCCAGGGGAGTCTGGACAGCCGCCCCCAGCCTGCTGA
- the PSPN gene encoding persephin produces MPGFKGAGDGLVQTWDLLAARAGSEEVSSQPRQGINLGHSSHPQDLPVTMAVGKFLLGSLLLLSLQLGQGWGPDARGIPVADGEFSSEQVAKAGGTWLGTHRPLARLRRAPSGPCQLWSLTLSVAELGLGYASEEKVIFRYCAGSCPRGARTQHGLALARLQGQGRAHGGPCCRPTRYTDVAFLDDRHRWQQLPQLSAAACGCGG; encoded by the exons ATGCCTGGATTCAAGGGCGCAGGAGATGGGCTGGTGCAGACATGGGACCTCCTGGCTGCAAGGGCCGGCAGTGAAGAGGTTAGCTCCCAGCCCAGGCAGGGCATAAATTTGGGGCACAGCTCCCACCCTCAGGACCTGCCCGTCACAATGGCCGTAGGGAAGTTCCTGCTGGGCTCTCTGCTGCTCCTGTCCCTGCAGCTGGGACAGGGCTGGGGCCCTGATGCCCGTGGGATTCCTGTGGCCGATGGAGAGTTCTCGTCTGAGCAGGTGGCAAAGGCTGGAGGGACCTGGCTGG gcacccaccgcccCCTTGCCCGCCTGCGCCGAGCCCCGTCTGGTCCATGCCAGCTGTGGAGCCTGACCctgtcagtggcagagctgggcctgggcTACGCCTCAGAGGAGAAGGTCATCTTCCGCTACTGCGCTGGCAGCTGCCCCCGTGGTGCCCGCACCCAGCACGGCCTGGCGCTGGCCCGGCTGCAAGGCCAGGGCCGAGCCCATGGAGGGCCCTGCTGCCGGCCCACTCGCTACACCGACGTGGCCTTCCTTGATGACCGCCACCGCTGGCAGCAGCTGCCCCAGCTCTCGGCGGCTGCCTGTGGCTGTGGTGGCTGA
- the ALKBH7 gene encoding alpha-ketoglutarate-dependent dioxygenase alkB homolog 7, mitochondrial isoform X2 produces MTGTGLLALRTLPGPSWVRGSGPSVLSRLRDAAVVRPGFLSTAEEETLSRELEPELRRRRYEYDHWDAAIHGFRETEKSRWSEASRAILQRVQAAAFGPGQTLLSSVHVLDLEARGYIKPHVDSIKFCGATIAGLSLLSPSVMRLVHTQEPGEWLELLLEPGSLYILRGSARYDFSHEILRDEESFFGERRIPRGRRISVICRSLPEGMGPGESGQPPPAC; encoded by the exons ATGACCGGGACTGGGCTGCTGGCGCTGCGGACGCTGCCAGGGCCCAGCTGGGTGCGAGGCTCGGGCCCTTCCGTGCTGAGCCGCCTGCGGGACGCGGCCGTGGTGCGGCCTGGCTTCCTGAGCACGGCAGAGGAGGAGACGCTGAGCCGAGAACTGGAGCCCGAGCTGCGCCGCCGCCGCTACGAATACGATCACTGGGACGCG GCCATCCACGGCTTCCGAGAGACAGAGAAGTCGCGCTGGTCAGAAGCCAGCCGGGCCATCTTGCAGCGCGTGCAGGCGGCCGCCTTTGGCCCCGGCCAGACCCTGCTCTCCTCCGTGCACGTGCTGGACCTGGAAGCCCGCGGCTACATCAAGCCCCACGTGGACAGCATCAAG TTCTGCGGGGCCACCATCGCTGGCCTGTCTCTCCTGTCTCCCAGCGTTATGCGGCTGGTGCACACCCAGGAGCCGGGGGAGTGGCTGGAACTCTTGCTGGAGCCAGGCTCCCTCTACATCCTTAG GGGCTCAGCTCGTTATGACTTCTCCCATGAGATCCTTCGGGATGAAGAGTCCTTCTTTGGGGAGCGCCGGATTCCCCGGGGCCGGCGCATCTCCGTAATCTGCCGCTCCCTCCCTGAGGGCATGGGGCCAGGGGAGTCTGGACAGCCGCCCCCAGCCTGCTGA